In Sphingomonas sp., a single window of DNA contains:
- the ftsH gene encoding ATP-dependent zinc metalloprotease FtsH has product MSDNGKQQGPENGGNNPWMKSLLIWVGILAALALFVTLFDTRTAQPTGNAIPYSTFLDKVQSGDVKDVNIAVGSGVITGSTSEGKFRTNNPGDPKLVETLRGKGVVINARPEDSPSIWQYILVQSLPFLLFLGIAFFVLRQMQKNSGSGAMGFGKSRARLLTQKEGKVTFDDVAGIDEAREELQEIVEFLKDPSKFARLGGKIPKGALLVGSPGTGKTLLARAIAGEAGVPFFTISGSDFVEMFVGVGASRVRDMFEQAKKSAPCIVFIDEIDAVGRSRGAGLGNQNDEREQTLNQLLVEMDGFEANEGIIIVAATNRPDVLDPALLRPGRFDRQVQVPRPDIEGRVKILQVHMKKVPIAPDVDARVIARGTPGFSGADLANLVNEAALLAARRGKRLVAAQEFDDARDKVLMGAERRSMVMTDDEKRMTAYHEAGHALVFAHEPTADPIHKATIIPRGFALGMVQPLPERDSYSYHRDKMHADIAVAFGGRVAEELIFGYDKVSSGASNDIMQATRLARAMVTKWGLSDNLGPLDFSESEDSFTGYSVQRSKPMSDETARLIDAEVKAFVEKGLHRARQILGDHTDQLHTIALALLEYETLTGEEIKKLIAGETLDRGDPTGTPGMPAVGGTSIPKTRKLKDPFGNPAPQGA; this is encoded by the coding sequence ATGAGCGATAACGGCAAGCAGCAGGGTCCGGAAAACGGGGGCAACAACCCCTGGATGAAGAGCCTGCTCATCTGGGTAGGTATTCTCGCAGCCCTGGCGCTGTTCGTCACCTTGTTCGACACCCGCACCGCGCAGCCCACGGGCAACGCGATTCCCTATTCGACCTTCCTCGACAAGGTGCAGTCGGGCGACGTGAAGGACGTTAACATCGCGGTTGGCTCCGGGGTGATCACCGGATCGACGAGCGAGGGCAAGTTCCGCACGAACAACCCGGGCGATCCTAAGCTCGTCGAGACGCTGCGCGGCAAGGGCGTGGTGATCAACGCACGGCCCGAGGATAGCCCGTCGATTTGGCAGTATATCCTCGTCCAGTCGCTGCCCTTCCTGCTGTTCCTCGGCATCGCCTTCTTCGTGCTGCGCCAGATGCAGAAGAATTCGGGCTCGGGCGCGATGGGCTTCGGCAAGAGCCGCGCCCGCCTGCTGACCCAGAAGGAAGGCAAGGTCACCTTCGACGACGTCGCCGGCATCGATGAGGCGCGTGAGGAGCTGCAGGAGATCGTCGAGTTCCTCAAGGACCCGTCGAAGTTCGCACGCCTCGGCGGCAAGATCCCCAAGGGCGCGTTGCTGGTCGGCTCGCCGGGTACCGGCAAGACGCTGCTCGCCCGCGCGATCGCGGGTGAGGCGGGCGTGCCCTTCTTCACCATTTCGGGTTCGGACTTCGTCGAGATGTTCGTCGGCGTCGGCGCGAGCCGCGTGCGCGACATGTTCGAGCAGGCCAAGAAGTCGGCGCCGTGCATCGTCTTCATCGACGAAATCGACGCGGTCGGCCGTTCGCGCGGCGCAGGTCTGGGCAACCAGAATGACGAGCGCGAGCAGACGCTGAACCAGCTGCTGGTCGAAATGGACGGCTTCGAGGCGAACGAAGGCATCATCATCGTCGCCGCGACCAACCGTCCCGACGTGCTCGATCCGGCGCTGCTGCGTCCGGGCCGCTTCGACCGCCAGGTGCAGGTGCCGCGCCCCGATATCGAGGGCCGCGTGAAGATCCTGCAGGTCCATATGAAGAAGGTGCCGATCGCACCCGACGTCGACGCCCGCGTCATCGCGCGCGGCACGCCAGGCTTCTCGGGTGCCGATCTCGCCAACCTCGTCAACGAGGCGGCGCTGCTCGCGGCTCGTCGCGGCAAGCGGCTGGTGGCGGCGCAGGAATTCGACGATGCGCGCGACAAGGTGCTGATGGGCGCCGAGCGCCGCTCCATGGTGATGACCGACGACGAGAAGCGGATGACCGCCTATCACGAAGCCGGCCACGCCCTGGTGTTCGCGCACGAGCCCACCGCCGATCCGATCCACAAGGCGACGATCATCCCGCGCGGCTTCGCGCTGGGCATGGTGCAGCCGCTGCCGGAGCGCGATTCGTACAGCTATCACCGCGACAAGATGCATGCCGATATCGCCGTGGCCTTTGGCGGCCGCGTCGCCGAGGAACTGATCTTCGGCTATGACAAGGTGAGCTCGGGCGCCTCGAACGACATCATGCAGGCGACCCGTCTCGCCCGCGCGATGGTCACGAAGTGGGGCCTGTCGGACAATCTCGGCCCGCTCGACTTCTCGGAGAGCGAGGACAGCTTTACCGGCTATTCGGTGCAGCGCTCCAAGCCGATGTCGGACGAGACCGCACGGCTGATCGACGCCGAGGTGAAGGCGTTCGTCGAGAAGGGCCTCCACCGCGCGCGGCAGATCCTGGGCGACCATACTGACCAGCTTCACACCATCGCGCTGGCGCTGCTCGAGTACGAGACGCTGACCGGCGAGGAGATCAAGAAGCTGATCGCCGGCGAGACGCTGGATCGCGGCGATCCCACCGGCACGCCGGGCATGCCCGCGGTGGGTGGCACCTCGATCCCCAAGACGCGCAAGCTCAAGGATCCGTTCGGCAATCCGGCACCGCAGGGAGCCTAA